Proteins encoded in a region of the Sphingomonas sp. HMP9 genome:
- a CDS encoding type II secretion system protein N produces MPVVNVYTVVELALLAGLAVQCARLAWTVVTPITPLGDWRPATPVVVGSPADILRGFDPFFRLGGVAGAPATVTSLQLTLFGTRMDEAMGRSSAIIAGPDGVQQSVAVGDEIQPGVRLKAVAFDHVTIDRGGADEDLFLDQSGSVTPVVPGAAPAGATAAAAPVVGIPVAQLRSEIGFIPRIDGGRISGLTVRSQGSGNAFRSAGLKDGDVVTSIGGRPVSGPGDLDRIAKDFAGGGNVPITVERGQDTLPLAITIAPPK; encoded by the coding sequence ATGCCGGTCGTGAATGTCTATACTGTAGTCGAACTCGCGCTGCTTGCCGGGCTGGCGGTGCAGTGCGCGCGGCTGGCGTGGACGGTCGTGACGCCGATCACGCCACTCGGCGACTGGCGCCCGGCCACGCCGGTGGTGGTCGGGTCGCCTGCCGATATCCTGCGCGGTTTCGATCCGTTTTTCCGCCTTGGCGGAGTCGCGGGAGCGCCCGCTACCGTCACGTCGCTGCAATTGACCCTGTTCGGCACGCGGATGGACGAGGCGATGGGCCGCAGCTCCGCGATTATCGCCGGTCCTGACGGCGTCCAGCAGAGCGTTGCAGTCGGTGACGAGATCCAGCCTGGCGTGCGCCTCAAGGCGGTTGCGTTCGACCATGTCACGATCGACCGCGGTGGCGCCGACGAAGACCTGTTCCTCGATCAATCGGGATCCGTCACGCCGGTCGTTCCGGGCGCGGCGCCGGCCGGTGCAACCGCGGCGGCTGCGCCGGTCGTCGGGATCCCCGTCGCGCAGTTGCGCAGCGAGATCGGCTTCATCCCGCGGATCGACGGCGGGCGCATCAGCGGGCTCACGGTCCGGTCGCAGGGTTCGGGCAACGCGTTTCGCTCGGCAGGCCTCAAGGATGGTGATGTCGTCACGTCGATCGGCGGGCGGCCCGTTTCCGGCCCCGGCGATCTCGACCGTATCGCCAAGGATTTCGCGGGCGGCGGCAACGTCCCCATCACCGTAGAACGCGGCCAGGATACCCTGCCGCTCGCCATCACGATCGCGCCCCCTAAATGA
- a CDS encoding prolyl hydroxylase family protein, with product MSDLLPSCGSGLPPEPVIARLSVPGVQRVPSAKLDLFVRKDFLPPDLCAALIARIDAVRRPSTISDSNGDASYRTSETGDLSPLDPVAIEVERRIAALTGLDPVHGEPLQGQRYAVGQEFKGHTDYFEPTGVDYQRYCGVAGNRTWTVMIYLNQPDAGGATRFKAIDKIVQPETGKLLAWNNRRADGSMNPATLHHGMKVRSGVKYVITKWFREKPWG from the coding sequence ATGTCCGATCTTCTCCCGTCCTGCGGCTCCGGCCTGCCCCCCGAACCGGTCATCGCGCGATTGTCGGTACCCGGCGTGCAGCGGGTGCCGAGTGCCAAGCTCGATCTGTTCGTGCGCAAGGACTTCCTGCCGCCGGACCTGTGCGCGGCGTTGATCGCGCGGATCGATGCCGTCCGGCGGCCGTCGACGATTTCCGATTCGAACGGCGATGCGAGCTATCGGACGAGCGAGACGGGCGACCTGTCTCCGCTTGATCCCGTGGCGATCGAGGTCGAGCGCCGGATCGCCGCACTCACCGGCCTCGACCCGGTGCACGGCGAACCGCTCCAGGGGCAGCGCTACGCAGTCGGGCAGGAGTTCAAGGGTCACACCGATTATTTCGAGCCGACCGGCGTCGATTATCAGCGCTATTGCGGGGTCGCGGGCAATCGCACCTGGACCGTGATGATCTACCTCAACCAGCCGGACGCGGGCGGCGCCACGCGGTTCAAGGCGATCGACAAGATCGTTCAGCCCGAGACGGGCAAGCTGCTCGCGTGGAACAACAGGCGGGCAGACGGCAGCATGAACCCGGCGACGCTGCATCACGGGATGAAGGTGCGGTCGGGGGTCAAATACGTGATCACCAAATGGTTTCGGGAAAAGCCCTGGGGCTGA
- a CDS encoding TonB-dependent receptor domain-containing protein — protein MQTRFGYATLLLLTSQLVAPAVLAQTGGAAPAPAASPPASTAQTGPTSTPVDTSAPQAAGAEAAGAQAEVSTPGYDPNGGEDIVVVGRNIPNFVRATPQVVSILSTEDIARTGEGDIAGALSRVTGLSIVGNGFVYVRGLGDRYSSSLLNGSPLPSPEPLRRSVPLDIFPTTIVGSALVQKTYSVNYPGEFGGGVINLTTKAIPDKNFLSFGGSVSADTATTSELGYTYYGGDADWIGFDDGTRKVPSFIKNAPSGTGNISAAQAATLSNASTSLLQRNNQLPANFSGEISGGSVFDIGSGRLGVIASVSASNTFRTRSITQQDSVTNEGLLRNDFQTLLTDNRIVANALIGVGYEFGENSIKLTNVYIHDTLKQARGSAATTYNNSSGLRFQQNTNWFERQLFESQLVGAFKPIDALTLDVRGAYANSKRNAPYERQFDYLCSNTTTTGQPITVQESNGTGGAQCNGAYQVTQRFSPFASIIFSELKEDLYSGQADAAYKLSTERPMTLSTGYFYSDTKRTSSRLQFNYQTPRGGGTAPGYPYNLLRPDYLLAIDTNDPLNSLELQFNTPLGAYQYDASLRIHAGYVQAEAEATDGVRATIGVRYETADERVTPIGTTATRLKNDYFLPASTLTWNFAPDMQLRASASKTISRPQFRELAPQQFRDPESDRLFFGNPLLRDTKLYNLDARYEWFFARDQRFTLGAFYKRIDKPIEQVGFYTGADDRLQTGFTNLPKAKLYGGEVEFQKYVPLDTLGSDFFATRRLLFIANYTYTQSSITVDGTCVPNVVDQTTKVAGCQTGFAPATGNFRDGAPLTGQSDHLVNVQLGLEDTKSLSQITLLFNYASDRVTNRGPSNLGGTGFLPDIIEKPGIRLDLVARQGVELRGAKFEVKAEARNLTKTRFTEGQTFENGNQVYINRYNLGQVFTLGISTTF, from the coding sequence ATGCAAACGCGCTTCGGCTATGCCACCTTACTTCTCCTGACCTCGCAGCTGGTCGCGCCCGCGGTGCTCGCCCAAACGGGTGGCGCCGCACCGGCTCCGGCCGCATCGCCACCCGCCTCGACGGCGCAGACCGGTCCGACCTCGACGCCGGTAGACACATCGGCGCCTCAGGCTGCCGGTGCAGAGGCCGCCGGTGCGCAGGCCGAAGTGTCGACGCCAGGCTATGATCCCAATGGTGGCGAGGACATCGTCGTCGTCGGCCGCAACATCCCGAACTTCGTCCGCGCGACTCCGCAGGTCGTGTCGATCCTGTCGACCGAGGACATCGCGCGCACCGGCGAAGGCGACATCGCCGGCGCGCTGTCGCGCGTCACCGGTCTCAGCATCGTCGGCAACGGCTTCGTCTACGTTCGCGGCCTTGGCGATCGCTATTCGTCGTCGCTGCTGAACGGTTCGCCACTGCCGAGCCCCGAGCCGCTGCGTCGTTCGGTCCCGCTCGACATCTTCCCGACCACGATCGTCGGGTCGGCGCTGGTCCAGAAGACCTATTCGGTGAACTATCCCGGCGAATTCGGCGGCGGCGTGATCAACCTCACGACCAAGGCGATCCCGGACAAGAACTTCCTGTCGTTCGGCGGCTCGGTCTCGGCCGATACCGCGACGACCAGCGAACTCGGCTACACCTATTACGGCGGCGACGCCGACTGGATCGGTTTCGACGACGGCACGCGGAAAGTGCCGAGCTTCATCAAGAACGCGCCGAGCGGCACCGGCAATATCTCGGCCGCACAGGCCGCGACGCTCAGCAACGCCTCGACCTCGCTGCTCCAGCGCAACAACCAGCTGCCCGCCAATTTCTCGGGCGAGATCAGCGGCGGTTCGGTGTTCGACATCGGTTCGGGCCGTCTCGGCGTTATCGCCTCGGTCAGCGCGAGCAACACCTTCCGCACTCGCAGCATCACGCAGCAGGATTCGGTTACCAACGAGGGTCTGCTCCGCAACGATTTCCAGACGTTGCTGACTGACAACCGGATCGTCGCCAACGCGCTGATCGGCGTCGGCTACGAGTTTGGCGAGAACAGCATCAAGCTAACCAACGTCTATATCCACGACACGTTGAAGCAGGCGCGCGGATCGGCCGCGACCACCTACAACAACTCGAGCGGCCTGCGTTTCCAGCAGAACACCAACTGGTTCGAACGCCAGCTGTTCGAGAGCCAGCTGGTCGGTGCGTTCAAGCCGATCGACGCGCTGACGCTCGACGTCCGCGGCGCCTATGCCAATTCGAAGCGTAATGCGCCGTACGAACGCCAGTTCGACTATCTCTGCTCGAACACCACCACGACCGGGCAGCCGATCACCGTGCAGGAGTCGAACGGCACCGGCGGCGCGCAGTGCAACGGTGCGTATCAGGTGACGCAGCGCTTCTCGCCGTTCGCATCGATCATCTTCAGCGAACTGAAGGAAGACCTCTACAGCGGGCAGGCAGATGCCGCGTACAAGCTGTCGACCGAACGGCCGATGACGCTGTCGACCGGCTATTTCTACTCGGATACGAAGCGGACGTCGTCGCGTCTGCAGTTCAATTACCAGACGCCGCGCGGGGGTGGCACCGCGCCGGGCTATCCGTACAATCTGCTTCGGCCGGATTACCTGCTGGCGATCGATACCAACGATCCGCTGAACTCGCTCGAATTGCAGTTCAACACCCCGCTCGGCGCGTATCAGTATGACGCGTCGCTGCGGATCCATGCGGGCTACGTCCAGGCCGAGGCCGAGGCGACCGACGGTGTTCGCGCGACGATCGGTGTGCGCTACGAGACGGCGGACGAGCGGGTTACCCCGATCGGCACGACGGCGACGCGGCTGAAGAACGACTATTTCCTGCCGGCCTCGACGCTGACCTGGAACTTCGCGCCCGACATGCAGCTTCGCGCCAGCGCGTCGAAGACGATCTCGCGCCCACAGTTCCGCGAGCTCGCACCGCAGCAGTTCCGCGATCCCGAATCGGATCGCCTGTTCTTCGGTAACCCGCTGCTCCGCGATACCAAGCTCTACAATCTCGATGCGCGTTACGAATGGTTCTTCGCACGCGATCAGCGCTTCACGCTCGGCGCGTTCTACAAGCGGATTGACAAGCCGATCGAGCAGGTCGGGTTCTACACCGGCGCGGACGATCGTCTCCAGACCGGCTTCACCAACCTGCCCAAGGCCAAGCTGTACGGCGGCGAGGTTGAGTTCCAGAAGTACGTGCCGCTCGACACGCTCGGCAGCGACTTCTTCGCGACGCGCCGCCTGCTGTTCATTGCCAACTACACCTATACGCAGTCGTCGATCACGGTGGACGGGACCTGCGTTCCGAACGTCGTCGACCAGACCACCAAGGTGGCGGGTTGCCAGACCGGGTTCGCGCCAGCGACGGGCAATTTCCGCGACGGCGCGCCGCTCACCGGCCAGTCGGATCACCTGGTCAATGTCCAGCTCGGGCTGGAGGATACCAAGTCGCTGTCGCAGATCACGTTGCTGTTCAACTACGCCAGCGACCGCGTGACCAACCGCGGCCCGTCGAACCTCGGTGGCACGGGCTTCCTGCCCGACATCATCGAGAAGCCCGGCATCCGCCTCGACCTCGTCGCCCGCCAGGGTGTCGAACTGCGCGGCGCGAAGTTCGAGGTGAAGGCCGAGGCGCGCAACCTTACCAAGACGCGCTTTACCGAGGGCCAGACGTTCGAGAACGGCAACCAGGTATACATCAACCGGTATAATCTGGGTCAGGTGTTCACGCTGGGGATCAGCACGACGTTCTGA